A stretch of the uncultured Desulfobacter sp. genome encodes the following:
- a CDS encoding leucyl aminopeptidase gives MKKDRITTITKAAETIKTDLLVYFAVEEKGKMPACDAAVKAQVKKAFELKDFSGKAAEQILFYPAAGSKMSAARVLVLGVGAVNKENDKGDALDMLREAGGQVAKVCASVKAKEAVICLPDPKHLSGALTDPQASAVALAEGVILGDYRFDKYKESTKKKTDYPGLGAIKFVCNDNLNLIRQGIEKAKHSAVAACTARDMANEPGNHWTSADFAAYAKQLAADTGLGYRCIEKKEMEQMGMGGILAVNQGSHVPARMVILEYLPEDATETILLVGKGLTFDSGGISIKPSAGMEDMKYDMCGGAAVMCAMQAVAQEKPDVGVVAIVPATDNMSGAKAIHPGDIITHYNGVTSEVINTDAEGRLILADALAWGIERFKPTCVLDAATLTGAVIIGLGHHYTGLVSNNDALVKALESAGNLAGEPVWRLPLNKNYEKQIESKVADIKNTGGKPAGTITAAAYLSNFVGKTPWAHLDIAGTAWDFTEKAYVPKGPSGTATRTFINLVRNWETGKIK, from the coding sequence ATGAAAAAAGACCGTATCACAACGATCACCAAAGCTGCCGAAACGATTAAAACAGACCTTCTCGTTTATTTCGCCGTGGAGGAAAAGGGCAAAATGCCTGCATGTGATGCTGCTGTAAAGGCCCAGGTTAAAAAGGCGTTTGAATTAAAGGATTTTTCAGGCAAAGCTGCGGAACAGATATTATTTTACCCGGCTGCCGGATCAAAAATGTCTGCTGCCCGGGTGCTGGTTTTAGGCGTAGGCGCTGTTAATAAAGAAAATGATAAGGGAGATGCCCTGGACATGCTGCGGGAGGCCGGTGGACAGGTTGCCAAGGTGTGTGCATCGGTTAAAGCTAAGGAAGCGGTAATCTGCTTGCCTGATCCAAAACATCTGTCTGGCGCCCTGACTGATCCCCAGGCGTCTGCGGTCGCTCTGGCTGAAGGTGTTATCCTCGGGGATTACCGGTTTGATAAATATAAAGAAAGCACCAAAAAGAAAACCGATTACCCAGGACTTGGTGCGATAAAATTTGTATGCAACGACAACCTTAATCTCATTCGCCAGGGTATTGAAAAGGCAAAACATTCTGCCGTTGCCGCCTGTACGGCACGGGATATGGCCAATGAGCCCGGCAACCACTGGACTTCTGCTGATTTTGCGGCATATGCCAAACAACTTGCCGCAGACACGGGGCTGGGATATCGGTGTATAGAAAAAAAAGAGATGGAACAGATGGGCATGGGAGGAATTCTTGCCGTCAACCAGGGCTCCCATGTACCGGCACGCATGGTGATCCTTGAATATTTGCCTGAAGACGCCACCGAAACCATCCTCCTTGTGGGCAAGGGTTTAACTTTTGATTCCGGGGGCATCAGCATCAAGCCCTCTGCGGGTATGGAAGACATGAAGTACGATATGTGCGGCGGTGCGGCGGTGATGTGCGCCATGCAGGCCGTGGCACAGGAAAAGCCGGATGTGGGAGTCGTGGCCATAGTCCCTGCCACGGATAATATGTCCGGGGCCAAGGCCATTCACCCTGGCGACATTATTACCCACTACAACGGGGTAACAAGCGAAGTGATCAACACTGATGCTGAAGGCCGCCTTATTCTGGCTGATGCCCTGGCCTGGGGTATTGAAAGGTTCAAACCCACCTGTGTACTTGACGCAGCGACCCTGACAGGTGCCGTTATCATCGGGCTTGGCCATCATTATACAGGGCTTGTATCCAACAATGATGCCCTGGTCAAAGCACTTGAATCTGCCGGAAATCTTGCCGGAGAACCGGTATGGCGCCTGCCCCTAAATAAAAACTATGAAAAACAGATCGAATCTAAAGTGGCAGATATAAAAAATACCGGAGGGAAACCCGCCGGCACCATAACCGCGGCCGCGTATCTGTCAAATTTTGTGGGTAAGACCCCTTGGGCACATCTGGACATTGCCGGCACGGCCTGGGATTTTACAGAAAAGGCATATGTTCCCAAGGGACCTTCGGGAACGGCCACCAGAACCTTTATCAACTTGGTGCGAAACTGGGAAACAGGCAAAATAAAATAA
- the clpP gene encoding ATP-dependent Clp endopeptidase proteolytic subunit ClpP: MPLIPMVVEQSNRGERAYDIYSRLLKDRIIFLGSAIDNEIANLIVAQMLFLESEDPEKDINFYINSPGGVVTAGMAIYDTMQYIKPDVATVCIGQAASMGALLLTAGTSGKRFALPNARIMIHQPLGGAQGQATDIKIQATEILRMKDSLNEILSKHTGQDLEKVAADTERDFFMSGEQALEYGIIDRVVSDRSQLEKASEQEASKES, translated from the coding sequence GTGCCCCTTATTCCAATGGTTGTTGAGCAGAGCAACAGAGGAGAACGTGCATATGATATCTATTCCCGGCTTTTAAAAGACAGAATTATTTTTCTGGGATCAGCCATAGACAATGAAATTGCCAACCTCATTGTTGCGCAGATGCTGTTTCTTGAATCCGAAGATCCTGAAAAAGATATCAATTTTTATATTAATTCTCCTGGCGGCGTTGTGACAGCAGGTATGGCTATCTATGACACCATGCAGTACATTAAGCCGGATGTGGCAACAGTGTGTATCGGCCAGGCAGCCAGTATGGGGGCGTTGCTTCTTACTGCCGGAACTTCCGGCAAACGGTTCGCCCTGCCCAATGCCAGGATAATGATTCACCAGCCGCTGGGAGGTGCTCAGGGCCAGGCAACTGACATCAAGATTCAGGCAACTGAAATTTTAAGAATGAAAGATTCTTTGAACGAAATTTTATCAAAACATACGGGGCAGGACCTTGAAAAGGTTGCGGCGGATACGGAACGTGATTTTTTCATGTCCGGAGAGCAAGCCTTGGAATACGGCATTATTGACCGTGTGGTCAGTGACAGAAGCCAATTGGAAAAGGCCTCTGAGCAGGAGGCGTCAAAGGAGTCATAA
- the rho gene encoding transcription termination factor Rho, translated as MEPVQGYLEIMDKGFGFLRNIEENFNPKPENPYVPNSLIRKLNLREGSFIQGYGEKKSPQNVNVALIRIETINNLPFDEFIRTPMLQEQVSINPFERYQLAQGPDDLTGKALDLIVPIGMGQRGLIIAPPKSGKTTILRHMANSVVLNHPDAKVFVLLVDERPEEVTDFQRGLTDAHVLYSSADQQIGQHMRMTRLAMHTAIRCTEIGQDAVVFIDSLTRMTRAFNIDTDSYGKTMSGGLGANAMEFPRKIFGGARKLENGGSLTIIATILVDTGSRMDDVIFQEFKGTGNMDLFLSRECAEQRIWPAININQSGTRKEDLLMAPEEYEAMVNIRRSIAPLDEVTAMSQFLSMIEDGL; from the coding sequence ATGGAACCTGTTCAGGGATATCTGGAAATCATGGACAAGGGTTTTGGTTTTCTAAGAAATATTGAAGAAAATTTTAACCCCAAGCCTGAAAATCCCTATGTACCCAACAGCCTGATACGCAAACTCAATCTAAGGGAAGGCAGCTTTATTCAGGGCTATGGAGAAAAAAAGAGCCCACAGAATGTAAACGTTGCACTTATACGCATTGAGACCATCAACAACCTTCCCTTTGACGAGTTCATAAGAACGCCAATGCTCCAGGAGCAGGTCAGCATCAACCCCTTTGAAAGGTATCAGCTTGCCCAGGGACCTGATGATCTAACAGGAAAAGCTTTGGATCTGATTGTGCCCATCGGCATGGGGCAGCGGGGATTGATCATTGCTCCGCCAAAATCCGGAAAAACAACCATTTTAAGACACATGGCCAATTCCGTGGTCCTCAACCACCCTGATGCCAAGGTGTTTGTTCTTCTTGTGGACGAACGGCCTGAGGAAGTCACCGATTTTCAAAGAGGGTTAACCGATGCCCACGTACTCTATTCTTCTGCGGATCAGCAAATCGGTCAACACATGAGGATGACGCGGCTTGCGATGCACACGGCCATTAGATGTACGGAAATAGGGCAAGATGCCGTGGTTTTCATTGATTCTTTAACCCGGATGACCCGGGCGTTTAATATTGACACCGATTCCTATGGCAAAACCATGAGTGGCGGTCTTGGTGCCAATGCCATGGAGTTTCCCAGGAAAATTTTTGGGGGTGCCCGCAAGCTTGAGAACGGCGGTTCTCTTACGATCATTGCCACCATTCTCGTCGATACCGGCAGTCGCATGGATGATGTTATTTTCCAGGAATTCAAAGGCACCGGCAATATGGATCTTTTTCTATCTAGGGAGTGCGCCGAGCAAAGAATATGGCCGGCCATTAATATCAACCAATCCGGGACCCGGAAAGAAGATCTGCTAATGGCTCCTGAAGAATATGAGGCAATGGTGAATATTCGCCGCAGTATTGCACCGTTAGACGAAGTTACGGCCATGTCTCAGTTTTTGTCCATGATCGAAGACGGTTTATAA
- the leuB gene encoding 3-isopropylmalate dehydrogenase: MNDIAVLAGDGIGPEVMAQAIRVLDKAAELFDFELSYEYADVGGAGIDNHGKALPDSTLALCEQKDAILFGSVGGPKWEHLPPEEQPERASLLTLRKHFGLYCNLRPSKVFPSLASASPLKPEIIKDGFDILCVRELTGGLYFGKPRGKRGSGPDETAFDTMVYSRFEIERIAKMAFEAARKRRSIVSSVDKANVLTSMVLWREVVIEVAKSYPDVTLNHIYVDNAAMQLIRNPQQFDVLLCGNMFGDIISDECAMITGSMGLLSSASLNEKKFGLYEPAGGSAPDIAGKGIANPIAQILSAAMMLKYTFGQTQAADAIEAAISNVLDQGILTADLTDNKEKAVNTQEMGTEIINAMTDIHSA; encoded by the coding sequence TTGAACGATATTGCTGTACTTGCCGGTGACGGTATTGGTCCTGAGGTCATGGCACAGGCAATCAGGGTGCTTGATAAGGCTGCTGAGCTTTTTGATTTTGAACTATCTTATGAATACGCGGATGTGGGTGGTGCGGGCATTGATAACCATGGTAAAGCATTGCCCGACTCAACACTGGCATTGTGCGAACAAAAAGATGCCATTTTATTTGGTTCTGTGGGCGGACCGAAATGGGAACACCTGCCACCGGAAGAACAACCTGAACGTGCTTCACTGTTAACGCTGCGCAAACACTTTGGTTTATATTGCAACCTGAGACCTTCCAAGGTATTCCCCTCCCTTGCATCTGCTTCTCCTCTGAAGCCGGAAATCATAAAAGACGGATTTGACATCTTATGTGTCAGGGAACTGACCGGCGGACTCTATTTTGGTAAACCTAGAGGTAAAAGGGGCAGCGGCCCTGATGAAACCGCATTTGATACCATGGTTTATTCCAGATTCGAAATTGAGCGGATTGCCAAAATGGCTTTTGAGGCCGCCAGGAAAAGGCGCAGCATTGTATCATCTGTGGACAAGGCCAATGTGTTGACCTCCATGGTTCTGTGGCGGGAGGTGGTCATCGAGGTTGCCAAATCATACCCGGATGTCACCTTGAACCATATATATGTCGACAATGCCGCCATGCAGCTTATTCGAAATCCCCAGCAATTTGATGTGCTTTTATGCGGAAATATGTTTGGGGATATTATATCTGACGAATGCGCCATGATTACAGGATCAATGGGGTTGCTCTCCTCGGCAAGCCTAAATGAAAAAAAATTCGGCCTTTATGAGCCGGCCGGCGGCTCTGCACCTGATATTGCGGGCAAAGGCATTGCCAACCCCATTGCCCAGATCCTGTCCGCAGCCATGATGCTCAAATACACCTTTGGGCAAACCCAGGCCGCTGATGCCATTGAGGCGGCAATTTCCAATGTTCTTGACCAAGGAATTCTTACGGCAGATCTGACCGATAACAAAGAGAAAGCAGTTAATACCCAGGAAATGGGAACTGAGATTATCAATGCTATGACAGATATCCACAGCGCTTGA
- a CDS encoding single-stranded DNA-binding protein: protein MAGLNKVMLIGRLGRDPEIRYTQQGLAMVNFSLATSEQWTDKNTGERQERTEWHRIVVFGKQAETCEKYLSKGKQVYIEGRLQTRSWERDGQTHYTTEIVISNFMFLGSRDDVGQPGPSGADYQRGGYQNQPNSGGGGGGGYTPNRPTPNSDNFQGPAQPGMQDGHGPSIPDDDIPF from the coding sequence ATGGCAGGATTAAATAAGGTCATGCTTATCGGCAGGTTGGGAAGAGACCCTGAAATCAGATATACGCAGCAAGGATTGGCTATGGTAAATTTTTCCTTGGCGACCAGTGAACAATGGACGGACAAAAATACAGGAGAACGCCAGGAAAGGACCGAATGGCACAGAATCGTCGTATTCGGCAAACAAGCTGAAACCTGTGAAAAATACCTATCCAAAGGAAAACAAGTATATATAGAAGGACGCCTGCAGACCCGGTCCTGGGAAAGAGATGGCCAAACCCATTACACCACGGAAATTGTCATTTCAAACTTCATGTTTTTAGGCAGCCGGGACGACGTCGGCCAGCCCGGCCCAAGCGGGGCCGATTACCAAAGAGGCGGATATCAGAATCAGCCGAATTCCGGCGGCGGGGGAGGCGGTGGATATACCCCAAACCGGCCCACGCCCAATTCGGATAATTTCCAGGGACCAGCCCAACCCGGCATGCAGGACGGGCATGGCCCATCCATTCCGGATGACGATATCCCGTTTTAG
- the clpX gene encoding ATP-dependent Clp protease ATP-binding subunit ClpX — MAKKDDTNDQFFCSFCGKNQKEVKKLIAGPSVYICNECIKLCGEIIEDEEKELAVEPKEAKEFMVPKQIKDQLDAYIIEQDRAKKVLSVAVYNHYKRLASHLAKSDEDVEIQKSNILIIGPTGCGKTLLAQTLARFLDVPFAIADATALTEAGYVGEDVENIVLSLVQNADYDIEKAQKGIIYIDEIDKISQRGDNPSITRDVSGEGVQQALLKIIEGTIASVPPKGGRKHPQQDYVKVDTSNILFICGGTFTGLEKVIERRLTQKTMGFGAKIADKKEINIGELLEQVKPEDLIKFGLIPEFLGRLPIITSIGELNESSLVKILTEPKNALVRQYQELFRVEGVNLQFTDEALEAMAKEAVARKSGARGLRAIMEETMMDIMYEIPSKKDVVECVVGEEVVSNNEDPILLYEQPKKQA; from the coding sequence ATGGCCAAAAAAGATGATACAAACGATCAGTTTTTCTGTTCATTCTGTGGAAAAAACCAAAAGGAAGTAAAAAAACTGATAGCCGGGCCCAGCGTCTATATCTGCAATGAGTGCATTAAGCTGTGCGGTGAGATTATCGAAGATGAAGAAAAAGAGTTGGCTGTCGAACCAAAGGAAGCCAAGGAGTTTATGGTGCCCAAGCAGATCAAAGATCAGCTTGACGCATACATTATAGAACAGGATCGTGCAAAAAAGGTCTTATCCGTGGCGGTTTATAATCATTATAAACGCCTGGCCTCACATCTTGCAAAAAGCGATGAAGATGTCGAGATTCAAAAAAGCAATATCCTGATTATCGGTCCGACCGGATGTGGAAAAACCCTTCTGGCCCAGACCCTCGCCCGATTTTTGGATGTCCCCTTTGCCATCGCTGATGCGACTGCCCTGACTGAGGCCGGCTATGTTGGAGAGGATGTGGAAAATATCGTCCTATCTCTAGTTCAGAATGCGGATTACGACATTGAAAAGGCCCAAAAGGGTATCATCTACATTGATGAGATAGACAAAATATCCCAACGAGGGGACAATCCTTCAATTACCAGGGATGTCTCCGGAGAGGGGGTCCAGCAGGCCTTGCTCAAAATTATCGAGGGCACTATTGCCTCTGTTCCTCCCAAAGGGGGCAGGAAACATCCCCAGCAGGATTATGTCAAGGTGGATACATCCAACATCCTGTTTATCTGCGGCGGAACCTTTACCGGTCTCGAAAAAGTGATTGAGCGTCGTTTAACCCAAAAAACCATGGGGTTCGGCGCCAAAATCGCAGATAAAAAAGAGATAAACATCGGAGAACTCCTGGAGCAGGTTAAGCCGGAAGATTTGATTAAATTCGGTTTAATCCCCGAATTTTTAGGGCGTCTGCCTATCATAACGTCCATAGGGGAACTTAATGAATCGTCTTTGGTCAAAATTTTGACAGAACCCAAGAATGCCTTGGTTCGACAATACCAGGAACTTTTTCGCGTTGAAGGGGTAAACCTGCAGTTTACCGATGAGGCGCTTGAAGCCATGGCCAAGGAAGCCGTGGCCAGAAAATCCGGAGCCCGCGGACTACGTGCTATTATGGAGGAAACCATGATGGATATCATGTATGAAATCCCTTCCAAAAAAGATGTGGTTGAGTGCGTAGTGGGTGAAGAAGTGGTATCAAACAACGAGGACCCCATCCTACTGTACGAACAGCCCAAAAAGCAGGCTTAA
- the tig gene encoding trigger factor — translation MQVKIEDQSSIKKVLSFEIPKETISKELNKAYADLKKKADIKGFRKGKVPRKVLENRFAADVHAEVAPRLIQEAFVEAVENHKLDIVGGPQLDPPELKPDADYSFEITVEVKPELDDIDFQGLEIKKTLYEVSEAEIESQIYMLQKTMATKQKVEEDRPVKEGDFVLIDYEGFLNGEAFEHTPKVENYVTALNMEPLPKEFSEKLIGAIPVQDLDIEVVYAEDFHDENLKGKTIQYKVTLKEIQEEVLPEANDDLVKDLDQYETLEDVKTAIRDNLEKGIIQRVKHEMSEQVFTQILEKIDFQVPDALIEGELDGIISETEQAYAQNNTSLEDVGLTREIMQEKYRDVAEKQARRHLILGKIIDQEKMELSDEELDAGFEEMAQAMSATKDAIKNFFNMDPRQLEYYKHTQLEKKAVDLIIEKSNVVEVTPDESQAADEQTEEEGTQA, via the coding sequence ATGCAGGTAAAAATCGAAGATCAGAGCAGTATTAAAAAAGTGCTTTCTTTTGAAATTCCTAAGGAAACAATTTCCAAAGAGCTGAATAAAGCCTATGCCGATTTGAAAAAAAAGGCTGATATCAAAGGTTTTCGAAAAGGAAAAGTTCCCAGAAAAGTGCTTGAAAACCGGTTTGCCGCAGACGTTCATGCCGAGGTTGCCCCGCGCCTGATCCAGGAGGCTTTTGTTGAAGCAGTTGAAAATCATAAGTTAGATATTGTTGGCGGGCCCCAACTTGACCCTCCGGAGCTCAAGCCGGATGCTGATTATTCGTTTGAGATCACTGTGGAAGTTAAACCCGAACTGGATGATATCGATTTCCAAGGCCTTGAAATTAAAAAAACGCTTTATGAAGTAAGCGAGGCTGAGATTGAAAGCCAGATATATATGCTGCAAAAGACCATGGCCACAAAGCAGAAGGTTGAAGAAGATCGTCCGGTCAAAGAAGGCGACTTTGTTCTGATTGATTATGAGGGCTTTTTAAATGGCGAAGCCTTTGAGCATACCCCCAAAGTTGAAAATTATGTTACAGCCCTCAATATGGAGCCGTTGCCCAAAGAATTTTCCGAAAAACTTATCGGGGCAATTCCGGTTCAGGACCTGGATATTGAAGTGGTTTACGCAGAGGATTTTCATGATGAGAATCTGAAAGGAAAAACGATTCAATATAAAGTGACGCTCAAGGAAATTCAGGAAGAGGTGCTGCCTGAGGCCAATGATGATCTGGTAAAAGACCTTGATCAATACGAAACCCTTGAAGACGTAAAAACGGCCATCCGAGACAATCTTGAAAAAGGAATTATTCAGCGGGTCAAGCATGAAATGAGTGAGCAGGTTTTTACCCAGATACTCGAAAAAATAGATTTTCAAGTCCCTGACGCCCTGATTGAAGGTGAGCTTGACGGCATTATCTCAGAAACGGAACAGGCCTATGCCCAGAACAATACATCCCTTGAAGACGTCGGCTTAACCCGTGAAATCATGCAGGAAAAATACAGAGATGTGGCTGAAAAACAGGCGCGTCGACATCTGATCCTGGGTAAAATAATTGACCAGGAAAAGATGGAGCTCAGCGACGAAGAACTTGACGCCGGTTTTGAAGAGATGGCCCAGGCAATGAGTGCGACAAAGGACGCCATCAAGAATTTTTTCAACATGGACCCGCGTCAACTTGAATATTATAAACACACCCAGCTTGAAAAAAAGGCCGTTGATCTTATAATAGAAAAGAGTAACGTAGTTGAAGTGACGCCGGATGAATCCCAAGCAGCTGATGAGCAAACTGAAGAAGAAGGTACACAAGCTTAA
- the lon gene encoding endopeptidase La: MISISRFFNPEDSSETEKKTLPLVPLRDIVLFPFVTTSIFVGREKSIKALSQAMGSDKKIFLTTQQDPEVLKPTIEDIFQVGTEARITQLLRLPDGTVKALVEGVARGCILKMLEQDGFQVVDYVDVQEKPLAEANIEAAIRTVHEAFQNYVSLSGVVSKSFFKGLDALEQYPSRYADTIAAQLPFKVQDKQKLLECGDIEERFFLLLKFIQKETEVFSMSQKIKGRVKEQMDKLQKRHYLNEQMRAIQKEMGEDGQGGEFADLEKKIKAKRMPKEAAGVVRTELEKLKLMAATSSEATVVRNYIDWLVSLPWYRKKRVKNEISKAEQILDKDHYGLKKPKERILEYLAVQILVKKIKGPILCLVGPPGVGKTSLARSVATATGRSFARVSLGGVRDEAEIRGHRRTYVGAMPGKIIQTLKKVGYNNPVFCLDEIDKMTSDFRGDPSSALLEALDPEQNKDFNDHYLEVDYDLSEILFITTANTLHEIPAPLRDRMEVIQIPGYTDYEKYQIATGYLIPKQIHENGLGDYEISFSKAAVETIIKQYTKEAGVRNLERELSSVLRKIATEIVRTQTHKKHQVTANTISKYLGQTKFRNSILEQEDKTGIVTGLAWTQAGGELLTIEAVTMPGKGNVMVTGKLGDVMKESAQAAVSYVRSRSADLNIREDFYKDTDIHIHVPEGAIPKDGPSAGIAMCTAVVSILTGQPVSRTAAMTGEITLRGRVLPIGGLKEKLLAAHANGIKKVILCKENQKDIIDVPKAIQKQLDIVYVENMAEVLEHALIV; the protein is encoded by the coding sequence ATGATCAGTATTTCCCGTTTTTTCAATCCCGAGGATAGCTCGGAAACGGAGAAGAAGACTCTTCCTCTGGTTCCTTTAAGAGATATTGTCCTCTTCCCCTTTGTTACAACCTCTATTTTTGTGGGAAGGGAAAAATCCATCAAGGCGCTTTCCCAGGCCATGGGCAGTGATAAAAAAATTTTCCTTACAACCCAGCAAGATCCTGAAGTCCTGAAACCCACTATTGAGGATATTTTTCAGGTGGGCACAGAAGCCCGAATCACCCAATTGCTACGCCTTCCTGATGGGACGGTAAAGGCATTAGTTGAGGGGGTCGCCCGGGGCTGTATCTTAAAAATGCTTGAACAAGACGGGTTCCAGGTTGTTGATTATGTGGACGTCCAGGAAAAACCGCTGGCCGAAGCCAATATCGAAGCGGCCATCCGAACGGTTCACGAAGCGTTCCAAAATTATGTCAGCCTGTCCGGGGTCGTTTCCAAAAGTTTTTTCAAGGGACTGGATGCCCTTGAACAGTATCCGTCGAGGTATGCCGATACCATTGCCGCCCAGCTGCCCTTCAAAGTTCAGGATAAGCAGAAGCTGTTGGAGTGTGGTGATATAGAAGAACGTTTCTTTTTGCTTCTAAAGTTTATTCAAAAAGAGACGGAAGTTTTTTCCATGTCCCAGAAAATCAAGGGCAGAGTTAAAGAACAGATGGATAAACTTCAAAAACGTCACTACCTTAACGAGCAGATGCGGGCCATTCAAAAGGAAATGGGTGAAGACGGCCAAGGTGGCGAATTTGCTGACCTTGAAAAAAAGATCAAGGCCAAACGCATGCCCAAAGAAGCTGCCGGCGTTGTACGCACAGAGTTAGAAAAGCTTAAGTTAATGGCTGCAACCTCCTCGGAGGCAACAGTAGTCAGAAACTACATCGACTGGCTGGTCTCCTTGCCCTGGTACCGAAAAAAACGCGTAAAAAATGAAATTTCAAAAGCCGAGCAGATTCTGGACAAAGACCATTACGGCCTGAAAAAACCCAAGGAGAGAATCCTTGAGTATCTGGCTGTTCAAATTCTGGTTAAAAAAATAAAAGGGCCGATTCTATGCTTAGTGGGCCCACCCGGGGTTGGCAAAACCTCCCTTGCCCGGTCTGTTGCCACGGCAACCGGACGATCATTTGCCCGGGTCTCTTTAGGCGGGGTCCGCGATGAAGCAGAAATTCGAGGCCACCGGAGAACTTATGTCGGTGCCATGCCCGGAAAAATTATTCAGACGTTAAAAAAAGTGGGATATAATAATCCGGTATTCTGTCTGGATGAAATTGATAAAATGACCAGTGATTTTAGAGGAGATCCCTCTTCTGCCCTCCTGGAGGCACTGGACCCTGAACAAAACAAAGATTTTAACGATCATTATCTTGAGGTAGATTACGATCTTTCTGAAATTTTGTTTATCACTACTGCAAATACCCTGCATGAAATCCCCGCCCCCCTGCGTGACCGCATGGAGGTAATTCAAATACCTGGGTATACCGATTATGAAAAATACCAGATTGCCACCGGATACCTGATTCCTAAACAAATTCATGAAAACGGCCTAGGTGATTATGAAATCTCTTTTTCCAAAGCTGCGGTAGAGACGATTATCAAGCAATACACCAAAGAAGCCGGAGTAAGAAATTTAGAGCGTGAACTATCTTCAGTACTTAGAAAAATTGCCACGGAGATTGTACGGACCCAGACACACAAAAAACATCAGGTCACAGCAAATACTATTTCAAAATATCTGGGGCAGACCAAATTTAGAAATTCCATTCTGGAACAAGAAGATAAGACCGGAATTGTTACCGGACTCGCTTGGACCCAGGCAGGAGGCGAACTTTTAACCATTGAAGCGGTAACCATGCCAGGCAAAGGAAATGTAATGGTTACCGGCAAGCTTGGGGATGTGATGAAAGAAAGTGCCCAGGCAGCCGTATCCTATGTCCGGTCAAGAAGTGCTGATCTTAACATCCGAGAAGACTTTTACAAGGATACAGATATCCATATCCATGTACCCGAAGGGGCCATTCCAAAAGATGGACCGTCAGCCGGTATCGCCATGTGTACAGCAGTCGTTTCCATTCTCACTGGTCAGCCCGTCAGCCGGACAGCGGCTATGACAGGGGAAATAACCCTTCGCGGACGCGTGTTGCCCATCGGGGGCCTCAAGGAAAAACTTCTGGCAGCCCATGCCAATGGAATTAAAAAAGTTATCCTCTGCAAGGAAAACCAAAAAGATATCATAGACGTTCCCAAAGCGATTCAAAAACAGCTTGATATAGTCTATGTAGAAAATATGGCCGAAGTGCTTGAGCATGCCCTTATCGTATAG